A window from Pseudomonas frederiksbergensis encodes these proteins:
- the rnr gene encoding ribonuclease R, translating to MADWQSLDPEAAREAEKYDNPIPSRELILQHLADRGSPANREQLVEEFGLTTEDQIEALRRRLRAMERDAQLIYTRRGTYAPVDKLDLILGRISGHRDGFGFLVPDDGSDDLFMSPAQMRLVFDGDRALARVSGLDRRGRREGMIVEVVSRAHETIVGRYFEEGGIGFVVADNPKIQQEVLVTPGRNANAQIGQFVEVKITHWPTPRFQPQGDVVEVVGNYMAPGMEIDVALRTYDIPHVWPEAVLKEAAKLKPEVEEKDKEKRIDLRHLPFVTIDGEDARDFDDAVYCEAKPGKLRLFSGGWKLYVAIADVSSYVKIGSALDNESQVRGNSVYFPERVVPMLPEQLSNGLCSLNPHVDRLAMVCEMTISKSGEMTDYCFYEAVIHSHARLTYNKVSAMLETPKLTEARELRGEYNDVLPHLKQLYALYKVLLAARHVRGAIDFETQETRIIFGTERKIAEIRPTVRNDAHKLIEECMLAANVATAEFLKKHEIPALYRVHDGPPPERLEKLRAFLGELGLSLHKGKDGPSPKDYQALLASIKDRPDFHLIQTVMLRSLSQAVYSADNQGHFGLNYEAYTHFTSPIRRYPDLLTHRAIRSVIHSKMDTPHVRRAGAMTIPKARIYPYDEAILEQLGEQCSMSERRADEATRDVVNWLKCEFMKDRVGESFPGVITAVTGFGLFVELTDIYVEGLVHVTALPGDYYHFDPVHHRLAGERTGRSFRLGDTVEVRVMRVDLDERKIDFEMAEKTISAPIGRKKRGTETAAPAAKTAAEPAPAKTGRRPAKEKAVEAYRPSDAAAKNAELRKSRELKQALLSEAKSGGKAASGGKTGRSAPDKAPGGKPAKPSKHRKGPPKAGSAPAAKSGGARKPKAKS from the coding sequence ATGGCCGATTGGCAGTCCCTCGATCCCGAGGCCGCTCGTGAAGCGGAAAAATATGATAACCCTATCCCTAGCCGCGAACTGATCCTTCAGCATCTTGCTGATCGGGGTTCGCCTGCTAACCGCGAGCAGTTGGTTGAAGAGTTTGGTCTGACCACAGAAGACCAGATCGAAGCCCTGCGCCGCCGCCTGCGCGCCATGGAGCGCGACGCTCAACTCATCTATACCCGTCGCGGCACCTATGCGCCGGTGGACAAGCTCGACCTGATCCTGGGCCGCATCAGCGGTCACCGTGACGGTTTCGGCTTCCTGGTCCCGGACGACGGCAGTGACGACCTGTTCATGAGCCCGGCGCAAATGCGTCTGGTGTTCGATGGCGATCGTGCCCTTGCCCGTGTTTCCGGCCTCGACCGTCGCGGTCGCCGCGAAGGCATGATCGTCGAAGTGGTGTCCCGTGCCCACGAGACCATCGTTGGCCGTTACTTCGAAGAGGGCGGTATTGGCTTCGTCGTTGCGGACAATCCGAAGATCCAGCAGGAAGTGCTGGTGACTCCAGGCCGTAACGCCAACGCCCAGATCGGTCAGTTCGTCGAAGTGAAGATCACTCACTGGCCGACGCCACGCTTCCAGCCGCAAGGCGACGTGGTCGAAGTCGTGGGTAACTACATGGCGCCGGGCATGGAAATCGACGTTGCCCTGCGCACGTACGATATTCCCCACGTCTGGCCTGAGGCTGTGCTGAAAGAAGCCGCCAAGCTCAAGCCGGAAGTCGAAGAGAAAGACAAAGAGAAGCGCATCGACCTGCGCCATCTGCCGTTCGTGACCATCGACGGTGAAGATGCGCGTGACTTCGATGATGCGGTCTATTGCGAAGCCAAGCCGGGCAAGCTGCGCCTGTTCTCCGGCGGCTGGAAGTTGTACGTGGCGATCGCCGACGTTTCCAGCTACGTGAAAATAGGTTCGGCGCTGGACAACGAATCCCAGGTTCGTGGCAACTCGGTGTACTTCCCCGAGCGCGTCGTGCCGATGCTGCCTGAGCAGCTGTCCAACGGCCTGTGCTCGCTGAACCCGCACGTGGATCGCCTGGCCATGGTTTGCGAGATGACCATCTCCAAATCCGGCGAGATGACCGACTACTGCTTCTACGAAGCGGTGATTCACTCCCACGCTCGCCTGACCTACAACAAAGTCAGCGCGATGCTGGAAACGCCGAAACTCACCGAGGCGCGTGAGCTCCGTGGCGAGTACAACGACGTTCTGCCGCACCTCAAGCAGCTTTACGCACTGTACAAAGTGCTGCTGGCCGCGCGTCACGTGCGTGGCGCGATCGATTTCGAAACGCAGGAAACCCGGATCATCTTCGGGACCGAGCGCAAGATTGCCGAAATCCGTCCGACCGTTCGTAACGATGCGCACAAGCTGATCGAGGAATGCATGCTGGCGGCCAACGTGGCCACCGCCGAATTCCTGAAAAAGCACGAAATTCCTGCGCTGTACCGCGTCCACGATGGCCCGCCACCGGAGCGTCTGGAAAAGCTGCGCGCCTTCCTTGGCGAGCTCGGCCTGTCCCTGCACAAAGGCAAGGACGGCCCGTCGCCGAAGGACTACCAGGCATTGCTGGCGAGCATCAAGGACCGTCCGGATTTCCATCTGATCCAGACTGTCATGCTGCGTTCGTTGAGCCAGGCGGTGTACAGCGCCGATAACCAGGGCCACTTCGGCCTGAATTACGAAGCCTATACCCACTTCACCTCGCCGATCCGTCGCTACCCGGACTTGCTCACGCACCGGGCGATTCGCAGCGTCATCCATTCGAAAATGGACACCCCGCACGTTCGCCGTGCTGGCGCGATGACCATTCCGAAAGCGCGCATCTACCCGTACGACGAAGCGATCCTGGAGCAGCTCGGCGAGCAGTGCTCGATGAGCGAGCGCCGTGCCGACGAAGCGACCCGCGACGTTGTGAACTGGCTCAAGTGCGAGTTCATGAAAGACCGTGTGGGCGAGTCGTTCCCGGGTGTGATCACTGCCGTGACCGGTTTTGGCCTGTTCGTCGAGCTGACTGATATCTACGTCGAAGGCCTGGTGCACGTCACCGCGCTGCCGGGCGATTACTACCACTTCGATCCTGTGCACCATCGCCTGGCCGGTGAGCGTACCGGTCGCAGCTTCCGTCTTGGCGATACCGTTGAAGTGCGGGTCATGCGCGTCGACCTCGACGAACGCAAGATCGACTTCGAGATGGCTGAAAAGACCATCAGTGCGCCGATCGGTCGCAAGAAGCGCGGGACTGAAACGGCTGCACCGGCTGCCAAAACGGCTGCAGAACCGGCCCCGGCGAAAACCGGTCGTCGTCCTGCCAAGGAAAAGGCTGTCGAAGCCTATCGCCCAAGCGATGCCGCGGCGAAAAATGCCGAGCTGCGCAAAAGCCGCGAATTGAAGCAGGCGTTGCTGTCTGAAGCGAAAAGCGGCGGTAAAGCGGCGTCTGGGGGAAAGACCGGACGGTCGGCGCCTGACAAGGCTCCCGGCGGCAAGCCAGCCAAACCGAGCAAACACCGTAAAGGCCCGCCAAAAGCGGGTTCTGCTCCAGCCGCCAAAAGCGGCGGGGCGCGTAAACCGAAGGCCAAGTCATGA
- the dnaB gene encoding replicative DNA helicase, with amino-acid sequence MNDISAPEQYDLQTAALKVPPHSIEAEQAVLGGLMLDNNAWERVLDQVSDGDFYRHDHRLIFRAIAKLADQNSPIDVVTLAEQLDKEGQTSQVGGLGYLGELAKNTPSVANIKAYAQIVRARATLRQLIGIATEIADSAFNPEGRSAEEILDEAERQIFQIAEARPKTGGPVSVNDLLTKAIDRIDTLFNTDNAITGLSTGYTDLDGMTSGLQPSDLIIVAGRPSMGKTTFAMNLVENAVLRSDKCVLVYSLEMPGESLIMRMLSSLGRIDQTKVRAGRLEDDDWPRLTSAVNLLNDRKLFIDDTAGISPSEMRARTRRLVREHGDIALIMIDYLQLMQIPGSGGDNRTNEISEISRSLKALAKEFNCPVVALSQLNRSLEQRPNKRPINSDLRESGAIEQDADVIMFVYRDEVYHPETEHKGIAEIIIGKQRNGPIGTSRLAFIGKYTRFENLAPGSYNFDDE; translated from the coding sequence ATGAACGATATCTCCGCTCCTGAGCAATACGATCTGCAAACCGCTGCCCTGAAGGTGCCGCCGCATTCCATCGAGGCCGAACAGGCCGTGCTCGGTGGTTTGATGCTGGACAACAACGCCTGGGAACGCGTGCTCGATCAAGTGTCGGACGGTGATTTCTATCGACATGACCACCGCCTGATCTTCCGCGCGATCGCCAAGCTCGCCGACCAGAACTCCCCGATCGATGTCGTGACCCTTGCCGAGCAATTGGACAAGGAAGGTCAGACCTCGCAAGTCGGTGGTCTCGGATACCTTGGCGAACTGGCAAAAAACACGCCGTCCGTCGCCAACATCAAGGCTTATGCCCAGATCGTCCGTGCACGGGCAACGTTGCGACAGTTGATCGGCATCGCCACAGAAATCGCCGACAGCGCTTTCAACCCGGAAGGCCGCTCGGCTGAAGAGATTCTCGACGAAGCCGAACGGCAGATTTTCCAGATCGCCGAGGCCCGGCCAAAAACCGGCGGCCCGGTGAGCGTGAATGACCTGTTGACCAAGGCCATCGACCGCATCGACACCTTGTTCAACACCGACAACGCGATTACCGGCCTGTCCACCGGTTATACCGATCTCGACGGTATGACCAGCGGCCTGCAACCGTCTGACCTGATCATCGTTGCCGGCCGTCCATCCATGGGTAAAACCACCTTTGCGATGAACCTGGTGGAAAACGCCGTGCTGCGCAGTGACAAATGCGTATTGGTCTACTCGCTGGAGATGCCAGGCGAATCGCTGATCATGCGTATGTTGTCGTCCCTCGGCCGGATCGACCAGACCAAGGTTCGTGCCGGTCGCCTGGAAGACGACGATTGGCCGCGCCTGACATCGGCGGTCAACTTGCTCAACGATCGCAAGCTGTTCATTGACGATACGGCCGGTATCAGCCCGTCGGAAATGCGCGCACGGACCCGGCGTCTGGTGCGTGAACACGGCGACATCGCCCTGATCATGATCGACTACCTGCAATTGATGCAGATCCCGGGTTCTGGCGGCGACAACCGAACCAACGAGATTTCTGAAATCTCCCGTTCCTTGAAGGCCCTGGCCAAGGAATTCAACTGCCCGGTGGTGGCGCTGTCCCAGCTCAACCGCTCCCTGGAGCAACGACCGAACAAACGCCCGATCAACTCCGACCTCCGGGAATCCGGAGCGATCGAGCAGGATGCCGACGTGATCATGTTCGTGTACCGGGACGAGGTGTATCACCCGGAAACCGAGCACAAAGGCATCGCCGAGATCATCATCGGCAAACAGCGGAACGGCCCGATCGGCACGTCAAGACTGGCGTTCATCGGTAAGTACACCCGCTTCGAAAACCTGGCGCCGGGTAGCTACAACTTCGACGACGAGTAA
- a CDS encoding methyl-accepting chemotaxis protein, giving the protein MSAILSLLQSRLLRPVFVTLGIALLVQVLVAVALTRSTVTALEADLGVRLGADSQKLSGELEQAGREVTSSLDSLSTSTRQRLAVGLSSRLKDEQAQLRATLEKDLKDSANDMAQLLASVAPRAMWDSDVPTLSEFARRAQRNPNVLFVIYDDATGQHLTRYLNRENPINKALLEKGQGERALDKVLDAAKNDPSVYYLEASISPNGVEIGKVLMGVSTASVEVDLAALDKRFSALIASSDQLVGDSLKGAAADSAAAMGARLKSAQATASEMQANTTSTVQEAAGTLRWRIGMGLAVVGFGVLLLLAVVLGRRVVNRLKLLIAAMDDLAAGEGDLTKRVQINSKDEIGDMASAVNRFVDKLQPIVREAGDVAQRTGVEIGAMTLRNAGADKAAGMQRDEVAESLRALSQMADEAQSESHAMQAALQQVVDIRSATDENTRTSAKVGGLIEALAGQVDTGAKVIERLAQQSEQIEVVLTVIHGIAEQTNLLALNAAIEAARAGETGRGFAVVADEVRALASKTQSSTGDIQAHIVALQQGAREAVAAIGQAGRQASEGLLVLRDSARLQQSVQASVEQVHAAIGLATQAAAHQAQGAQAVRGRVETIHAQAEKAAQAVVETTASGKVLDGLAAQLKASLGQFRA; this is encoded by the coding sequence GTGTCAGCCATTCTCTCACTGTTACAAAGCCGTCTATTGCGGCCTGTGTTCGTTACCCTGGGTATCGCCCTTTTGGTGCAAGTGCTTGTAGCTGTCGCTCTGACCCGGAGCACAGTGACCGCGCTCGAAGCCGATCTGGGTGTGCGCCTGGGTGCCGACAGTCAAAAACTTTCCGGGGAACTTGAGCAGGCAGGGCGTGAAGTCACGTCGAGCCTCGATAGCCTTTCTACCAGCACGCGTCAGCGTCTTGCGGTGGGTTTGTCCTCGCGATTGAAGGACGAACAAGCACAGCTGCGTGCGACGCTGGAGAAGGATCTGAAGGACTCCGCCAACGATATGGCGCAGCTTCTGGCTTCGGTCGCACCTCGGGCCATGTGGGACAGCGACGTTCCAACCCTGTCCGAATTCGCCCGCCGGGCCCAGCGCAATCCCAACGTGCTGTTCGTAATCTACGACGACGCTACCGGCCAGCACCTGACGCGCTATCTGAACCGCGAGAACCCGATCAACAAAGCGCTGCTGGAGAAAGGCCAGGGCGAGCGCGCATTGGACAAAGTGTTGGATGCGGCGAAGAACGATCCGTCGGTCTACTACCTCGAAGCCTCCATCAGCCCCAATGGCGTGGAAATCGGCAAGGTCTTGATGGGCGTCTCGACTGCTTCCGTGGAAGTCGATCTGGCCGCCCTCGACAAGCGCTTCTCGGCGCTGATCGCCAGCAGTGATCAATTGGTGGGCGACAGCCTCAAAGGCGCGGCGGCTGATAGTGCGGCAGCGATGGGCGCGCGCCTGAAGTCGGCGCAGGCAACGGCTTCAGAGATGCAGGCCAACACCACCAGCACCGTGCAGGAAGCCGCGGGCACTTTGCGCTGGCGCATCGGCATGGGCCTGGCGGTGGTGGGCTTCGGCGTATTGCTGTTGCTGGCTGTGGTGCTGGGTCGTCGCGTGGTCAATCGTCTGAAGCTGCTGATTGCGGCCATGGATGACCTGGCGGCGGGCGAGGGCGACCTGACCAAGCGCGTGCAGATCAACAGTAAGGATGAGATCGGCGACATGGCCTCGGCGGTCAATCGCTTTGTGGATAAGTTGCAGCCGATCGTGCGCGAAGCGGGCGATGTGGCTCAGCGTACCGGTGTGGAAATCGGCGCGATGACCTTGCGCAATGCCGGGGCCGACAAAGCGGCGGGCATGCAACGCGATGAAGTGGCCGAAAGCCTGCGTGCGCTATCGCAAATGGCTGACGAAGCACAGTCTGAAAGTCATGCCATGCAGGCGGCCTTGCAGCAAGTGGTGGATATTCGTTCGGCGACAGATGAAAACACGCGGACCTCGGCGAAAGTCGGCGGCCTGATCGAGGCGTTGGCCGGGCAGGTCGACACCGGGGCGAAAGTCATCGAGCGGCTGGCACAGCAGAGTGAGCAGATTGAAGTGGTGTTGACGGTGATTCACGGGATCGCCGAGCAAACCAACCTGCTGGCGCTGAACGCCGCCATCGAAGCGGCGCGTGCGGGCGAGACTGGTCGCGGGTTTGCCGTGGTCGCTGACGAGGTGCGAGCGCTGGCGAGCAAGACGCAGAGCTCCACTGGCGACATTCAGGCGCACATCGTTGCCTTGCAACAAGGTGCGCGTGAGGCGGTGGCAGCGATCGGTCAGGCTGGGCGTCAGGCCAGCGAAGGTTTGCTGGTGCTGCGTGACAGTGCGCGGTTGCAGCAATCGGTGCAGGCGTCAGTCGAGCAGGTTCATGCGGCGATTGGTCTGGCAACGCAGGCAGCGGCGCATCAGGCGCAAGGCGCGCAAGCGGTACGCGGTCGGGTTGAGACCATTCATGCACAGGCTGAGAAAGCGGCTCAGGCAGTGGTGGAAACCACGGCCAGCGGCAAGGTGCTGGATGGGTTGGCGGCGCAATTGAAGGCAAGCCTGGGGCAGTTCAGGGCTTAA
- the rpsR gene encoding 30S ribosomal protein S18: MARFFRRRKFCRFTAEDVKEIDYKDLNTLKAYVSETGKIVPSRITGTKARYQRQLATAIKRARFLALLAYTDSHGR; encoded by the coding sequence ATGGCACGTTTCTTCCGTCGTCGTAAATTCTGCCGCTTCACCGCTGAAGACGTGAAAGAGATCGATTACAAAGATCTCAACACTCTGAAAGCTTATGTATCCGAGACCGGCAAAATCGTTCCAAGCCGCATCACCGGTACCAAAGCACGTTATCAGCGTCAGCTGGCCACCGCTATCAAGCGCGCCCGCTTCCTGGCCCTGCTGGCCTACACCGACAGCCACGGCCGCTGA
- the rlmB gene encoding 23S rRNA (guanosine(2251)-2'-O)-methyltransferase RlmB: MSQLEKIYGVHAVEALLRHHPKRVKQIWLAEGRSDPRVQTLIELASENRVAVGNAERRELDAWVEGVHQGVVAEVSPSQVWGEAMLDELLDRTEGAPLLLVLDGVTDPHNLGACLRSADAAGALAVIVPKDKSATLTPTVRKVACGAAEVIPLVAVTNLARTLEKLKQRGLWVVGTAGEAEQSLYQQDMTGPTILIMGAEGSGMRRLTRDLCDYLVHLPMAGSVSSLNVSVATGVCLFEARRQRSVKAAGTAKKS, from the coding sequence ATGAGTCAGTTGGAAAAGATCTACGGCGTGCACGCTGTAGAAGCGTTGCTGCGTCACCACCCAAAACGCGTCAAGCAGATCTGGCTGGCCGAAGGCCGCAGTGATCCGCGTGTTCAAACGCTGATCGAGTTGGCGAGCGAAAATCGCGTGGCCGTCGGCAATGCCGAGCGCCGTGAGCTGGATGCCTGGGTTGAAGGCGTGCACCAGGGCGTGGTGGCAGAGGTGAGTCCGAGCCAGGTCTGGGGCGAGGCGATGCTCGACGAACTGCTCGATCGCACCGAAGGCGCACCGCTGTTGCTGGTGCTCGACGGCGTGACCGATCCGCACAACCTTGGCGCTTGCCTGCGTTCTGCCGATGCGGCGGGCGCACTGGCGGTGATCGTTCCAAAGGACAAGTCGGCGACCTTGACCCCGACGGTGCGTAAAGTGGCTTGCGGCGCGGCGGAAGTGATTCCGTTGGTTGCGGTGACCAATCTGGCGCGCACCCTGGAAAAGCTCAAGCAGCGCGGCTTGTGGGTCGTCGGTACGGCGGGTGAAGCTGAGCAGAGTCTGTATCAGCAAGACATGACCGGCCCGACCATCCTGATCATGGGGGCTGAAGGCAGCGGCATGCGTCGCCTGACCCGCGATCTTTGCGACTACCTGGTGCACCTGCCGATGGCGGGTAGCGTCAGCAGTCTCAACGTTTCCGTGGCGACCGGCGTCTGCCTGTTCGAAGCCCGGCGCCAGCGCAGCGTCAAGGCTGCCGGAACGGCCAAGAAGTCCTGA
- the rplI gene encoding 50S ribosomal protein L9: protein MQLILLEKVTNLGNLGDKVNVKAGYGRNYLLPYGKATAATAANLAAFEERRAELEKAAADRKTSAESRAAQLAELEVTITATAGDEGKLFGSIGTHDIADALTASGVEVAKSEVRLPNGTIRNVGEFDVAVHLHAEVEATVRVVVVAA, encoded by the coding sequence ATGCAACTGATCCTTCTGGAAAAAGTCACCAACCTGGGCAACCTGGGTGACAAAGTGAACGTTAAGGCTGGCTACGGTCGTAACTACCTGCTGCCTTACGGCAAAGCTACCGCTGCGACCGCTGCCAACCTGGCTGCGTTCGAAGAGCGTCGCGCTGAGCTGGAAAAAGCCGCAGCAGATCGTAAAACTTCGGCTGAAAGCCGCGCTGCCCAACTGGCTGAGCTGGAAGTGACTATCACTGCCACCGCTGGCGACGAAGGCAAGCTGTTCGGTTCGATCGGTACTCACGACATCGCTGATGCACTGACCGCCTCTGGCGTTGAAGTTGCAAAAAGCGAAGTTCGTCTGCCGAACGGCACTATCCGCAACGTAGGCGAATTCGACGTAGCCGTGCACCTGCACGCCGAAGTTGAAGCCACCGTACGCGTTGTCGTGGTAGCAGCTTAA
- the rpsF gene encoding 30S ribosomal protein S6 encodes MRHYEIIFLVHPDQSEQVGGMVERYTKLIEEDGGKIHRLEDWGRRQLAYAINNVHKAHYVMLNVECTGKALAELEDNFRYNDAVIRNLVIRREEAVTGQSEMLKAEENRSERRERRDRPEHEGAESADSDDSDNSDNADE; translated from the coding sequence ATGCGTCATTACGAAATCATCTTTTTGGTCCACCCGGATCAAAGCGAGCAAGTCGGCGGCATGGTAGAGCGTTACACCAAGCTGATCGAAGAAGACGGCGGCAAAATCCACCGTCTGGAAGATTGGGGCCGTCGTCAACTGGCCTACGCAATCAACAATGTTCACAAGGCTCACTACGTGATGCTGAACGTTGAGTGCACTGGCAAGGCCCTGGCCGAGCTGGAAGACAACTTCCGCTACAACGATGCAGTGATCCGTAACCTGGTCATCCGTCGCGAAGAAGCCGTTACCGGCCAATCCGAGATGCTCAAGGCTGAAGAAAACCGCAGTGAGCGCCGTGAGCGTCGCGACCGTCCTGAGCACGAAGGCGCTGAAAGCGCTGATAGTGATGACAGCGACAACAGCGATAACGCTGACGAGTAA